TTGCGAAAGAATCATTTCTTCTGAAATTCGAAAATGGAGAGAAGGAGTATCGGAAAGAATCGTTCCTGGACCGACAGCAATCGCATCCATTTTGGCTCGAAAGATTTGTAAATACAAATCCATCTCTTCTGAGCTCACACGTTCTTTCTTTTTATCTTTCGATGCATAATTTCCTTCGATCGATGTGGCTGCTTTGATCCAAACCCATGGCCGTCCCGTTTGGATTCGATGTAAAAAACCTTGTAAAAAAGGGAGGGATACCTTTGCAAGCATGGGATCTAAGGCTACAGAAATTCCAGACTCGGAGTATTTTTCCCAATCTCCCGAAGAAACTAAGGGATTGGGATCTCTCCATCCAAGTTTGATTTCTTTTGGTTTTCTTTCGATCACCAAATCACAGCAAGGTGGTGTTTTTCCAAAATGTGTGCAAGGTTCTAAACTGACAGAAAGGATTTGATTTTTTTCTGTTTGGGAATAACGAGAATATAGTTCCCTTTCCGCATGATTGCCGCCAAATTTTTGGGTATGGGCACTGGCAAGAATGGAACCTGATTCATCTGTTAATACAGCAGAAACGGGAGGATTGGCACCGGTTTTTCCCATTGCCAAAAACCCAAGTAAAGAATGCAGAGAATAAGTTTCCTTTCGTTTCTCTGCATCCATAAGACTTTTGTTATGCGAATCTTTTTTTCCTGAGTTGGTCGTAGATCTCAGAAATAGGCGCTGCAATGTAGATGGAAGAATAAGTTCCGACAATTACTCCAAAAAGAAGAACAAAAGCAAAATCATACAATTCCACTGCCCCACCCACAATGATCGCCACAACAGAAATCATTGTCGTAAAGGAGGTATTGATGGTTCTACCCAAGGTTTGAGTGATGGAAACATTTATAATATTAGAAAGAGCTAAGTTGTCTTTTCCATGTGCATTTTCTCGGATTCGGTCAAATACCACAATTTTATCGTTTATAGAATAACCAAGGAGAGTGAGAAGTGCGGCAATGATCGGGACACTTGGTTTGATTTGTAAAAATCCAATGAGTGCCAAAGTCATGAGAATATCATGAACCAGAGCAATGGAAGAAGCCAAAGCAAATTTGAACTGAGACCGAATGCTCAAATACAAAAGAATGATCGCAAGTGTTGTGAGAAGAAGTGTGATACCTACTTCAGTCAACTCACCACCAACCACTGCACCCACTTGGTCAGCCGAAAGAACTTTTTCTTTAGGAAGTTTGTATTCGTATCTTAGGAGTTGGACAAACCGATCAATGG
This genomic stretch from Leptospira meyeri harbors:
- the secF gene encoding protein translocase subunit SecF, with protein sequence MRNINFTKYKYFTLSFSFLAIVFGFAVTFGKYGGFAHSLDFNGGLRTVVELPADKTRSDLDGYFQSKNIEAVVILLEKEKNIYQLDIGLGSLDTIETLYKEIPESNRESSTSAIDRFVQLLRYEYKLPKEKVLSADQVGAVVGGELTEVGITLLLTTLAIILLYLSIRSQFKFALASSIALVHDILMTLALIGFLQIKPSVPIIAALLTLLGYSINDKIVVFDRIRENAHGKDNLALSNIINVSITQTLGRTINTSFTTMISVVAIIVGGAVELYDFAFVLLFGVIVGTYSSIYIAAPISEIYDQLRKKRFA
- a CDS encoding bifunctional diaminohydroxyphosphoribosylaminopyrimidine deaminase/5-amino-6-(5-phosphoribosylamino)uracil reductase, whose amino-acid sequence is MDAEKRKETYSLHSLLGFLAMGKTGANPPVSAVLTDESGSILASAHTQKFGGNHAERELYSRYSQTEKNQILSVSLEPCTHFGKTPPCCDLVIERKPKEIKLGWRDPNPLVSSGDWEKYSESGISVALDPMLAKVSLPFLQGFLHRIQTGRPWVWIKAATSIEGNYASKDKKKERVSSEEMDLYLQIFRAKMDAIAVGPGTILSDTPSLHFRISEEMILSQKPGIRVTELEPFFEAGAGLISSLLLYTKDSEKLHRLEEDIYQPFRIFCLDENQLPLEIFFEKQKDLTKKFGVKKCIFFILTDDDSKPIPKELEDQIKILSPYEGILIYPDDGDKFLEILGDLGINTLLCEAGSFFPKFLQNELSEEDRILEIRNEKKSIPNGIPFVYHNEPLVSEYLVGTNRIFIRKPQRSI